GACTCTGTTTGCCGCATCGGCTAGAACTACCTCACAACCGGAGAGCACTAAATCAGACTTAAACCTGGGGACGACCTCATGCCTGAGGGCTTTACGCAACATGAGGGGGTAACTAACTCTGTCCCTGTCGAGCACCACGGTCGGTATGTAGGTCCTCAGCTCCGCGATATACCGCAGTCCCTCCACGTCGTTCTTAAGTCTTGCAAAGGGGGACATCGTAAGCACCTTAGCTAAGACCTCAGGAGAGTAGCCGGTTTTGCTGTAAGGTGCTTTGAGCGTTTCTTTAATGAATCTCTTGTAGAGGTTTGTGTAATAGCTTAAGTCCCTCCTTAACCATTCCGAAGTCTGCAGGGACCTAACGGTATTGACTAAGTGCTGTCTAATGTCAGGTCTGCCAACGCTTGGTTCAATACCACGGCACTCCACAGCCCTCACATACCCTGAGGTCAGGGAAGTCAGGAGCCTCCTGTACTTCATCAGCTCATCGCATCCTTAATATTTTCACAAATAATAATTTATCGTAGGCGATAGCAGTGAGCCTAAGACTGGAAATGCCTAGAAGAGCGCGGCAGACTGAATCATATGATGTGGTCGTGGTAGGTGCCGGTCCTGCAGGACTCTCAGCAGCTCTGTACTCTGCTAGATTAGGTCTTAAGACTGCGTGTGTGAGCGAGGATGTTGGCGGCACCCTGAATGAGGCCGGCGAAATCGACGATTACCTGGGTTTTCAGAGCACTCTAGGACCCGACCTCGCTAAGAGGTTTGAGGAGCATGTAAGGAAGTATGGGGTGCCTATCTTCAGGGAGTTAGTGGTTGATGTGGTGAGGGAGAGAGGCTCCTTTAAAGTGGTAACGAGATCCGGTAGCGTCTTCACGGCCAAGGCCGTGATACTTGCCGTAGGGAGTAAGAGGAGGAGGTTAGGTGTTCCAGGCGAGGCTGAGTTCGCCAATAAGGGGGTTTCATACTGCGCGCCCTGCGACGCCCCCCTATTCAAGGGTAAAGTGGTTGCTGTGGTCGGAGGGGGTAACGCAGCCCTCCAGTCAGCGCTTCTCCTAACCTCGTATGCCGCTAAGATCTACCTGATACACAGAAGAGGAAGTTTCAGGGCGTATGACACATATATCAGGTCAGTTACCACTAACCCGAAGATAGAACTCGTGATGAACTCGGTCGTGGAGGAGATAGGGGGAGATAGGTCGGTCAAGTGGGTCAGGGTGAAGGATGTGATCACAGGCGAGAGCAGGAAGTTGGACGTCGAGGGAGTTTTAGTGGAGGTAGGTTCTGAGCCCCCTAAAGCTTTCCTGAGTAAAGCGGGCGTGGAGTTAGATGAACACGGGTATGTGATAGTGGAGCCTGGACAGAGGACCAGCGTGGAGGGGCTCTTCGCAGCCGGCGACTGCACTGGAGGCCCTCACAAGAAGAAGTTCGACCAGATAATAACGGCCGCTGCTGAGGGTGCGCTAGCCGCCCTCTCAGCATATGAGTACCTCATTAAGGCAAAGCTTGATGAAGAACGTGGCTACTGACTACCCTGAGGAACCCACACTGAAGGACGGGGGGAGATCAACTAAGTAAATCACCGTGAAATCTCTCTGGGCGGGCTAACGTGCAGGGCACCCGTAGTGGGGTCGAGTCCTTCAGTGGGGGTCATCTAATTCGGTGGGAGGCCCTTCAAATATCTGACACTGCCGTTGTTAAACCCGACTATTACCACGTCGGCCTCGCTGAGGAATAACCCTGTCTCTATGACTCCTGTTAAACCCTTCACAAGCCTCTCAAATCCCTCAAGACTCATATCGGGCGGTGGGAAAGAGTCGAGGATAATTCCCCCAACGTCACTCACCACTGGACCTCTTTTACCAGTGCCTTTCCTGACGCTCACCATCAAACCCAGTCTTGCAAGGTCTTTGAGAACCATTCTTAGTGAGCCGGGAACAACCTCTATGGGTATGGAGCGCCTTACACCTAACCTATCAACCACCTTGAATTCGTCGACTACGAAGACCCTCAACTCAGCATGCCTTGCGAGGAGCTTCTCCATGGTTAACGCGGCCCCACCCCCCTTCACCATCCTCCCCTGCCCGTCAACCTCGTCGGCTGAGTCGAGGTAAAGCTCCAGACTGTCAACAGAGAGGATGTCAAAGACCTTATATCCTAACCTAGTCAGAATCTCCACAGTCTCCATAGATGACGCCACCAACTCCTTACCGTCTAGCAAACCTGTGGCGTGCGCCTCCTTGATGAGGAGTTCGGCAGTGCTACCGGTTCCCAAACCTATAACCCTTCTACCGTTAAGGAATTTGAGAGCCTCCTTAACTGCCGCCAACCGAGCTCTGTGGAAGTCCTCCACGAAGTGAGCCACCCTCACAATATATATATATGAACACAGTTAAGAATAAATCAGAGTGCAGTACCAGTGGGCTATGATGATGTCCTCGATCACTGAGAGATGATGTGAGTAATCCGCACTGAGAATCTGGATAAGCAGCCTCAGAATAGGCACAGCCAAATCAGGCAATGATAGACCGTGTGAAAATATGCCACGCATGAGCTTTATATTACCTTAACTCCTGGAGGACTTGCCCACCTCCACTATCTCCTTACACTTCAGTTGCTTTAGAAATCCGTCCAGTTCGTTAATCGGTATTTTTATTGTGTAGAGATATCTCTTGGTCCTAGCTTTAACTTTAGCTATGTTTTCCTTCTCTTTCTTAACTATCCTACATACCTCAGCCCTTGACGATATCTCTATGAACTTGTTCTTATCGTATACTTCAACAGGCACGTTACCACCCATATAGGTTTAGGGGTTCTGGCTTAAATAGGCGATCACGTGACTGATCGCCTTCCGTACGCGCGCTCGTTAATCCACGGGAGTAGGGCCATTAAAACAGCTATCTCCGTTAGGTAGGTCCTGTCAAACAGTCCCCCCGACAGGAGGTGTATAACGCCTTCACGCTCCCCTATGCTGGGTATGCCGTAGACGAGCTCAACGGCCTCCTCCAACTCGCGTGCTTCACCTTCAAAGACTAGCCGAATTAAACTCTGAGGCACTTGAAAAGCTGGTGAGAGGCCTACGGAGAGGAATCCGTTACGATCCTCTACCGCTGCCGCCTGAACATCGAGGTACATCTTAGGTGTTAACTCAATGATCCCGGCTTCAACCCCCACTCGGAAATCACATTCGCTGGAGTTTGGGGGGTTTCTAGCCCTCCGTAGGGCCCCGTTAAGCACCTCGCTGAGGCCCACCGGTTGCGGACTCCCGCCCACATAATCTACGCTGACCACTTCTAAACATGTATCCCCGAAGGCCTTGCTGAACGCTCTACGTATCCCCTCCAGTTTTGAGGGGTTCCTAGTTCCAGCGCAGACCCTCACACAATCACCGTTCTAAGCTGGACTACAGGTTACATTATTTCCCTAGACTCCCTCCTCTCGGCCCCCCGGCCCATGAGCTTACTCACCTGCGTTATAGCTGCCTGTATTCTGGACTCCACAAGCTCGGCCTGAGCTATTAAGTCCTCTGTATTTAGTCTTAACCCGAGGTAGTTTCTAAGCAGGTCCACAACAGACTTGACAGCCCTATAATCAACCTCGTTGAACTCCACTATAGCAGACCAGGTCTCGCCGAGCGCGACCACGCTTTTAACATCGTAGTACGAAGCCCAGCCCACCACAACTCCATTGACCCCTGTAATGACGCCGTCCTCGAGGACGCTGCCGCCCAACCTGCTTAGCCTCTGGATGAGCTCCTCATCATTGCCCGCTATGAAGACCTTCCGTGAGTCACTGAATTCAGGAACTACGTAGGCAGCCGCAGCTACTATCGACTCCGGTCGCCCCTTACTGACTAAGTGATCCAGCAACTCCATGCAGAGTTCATGCTGACCCTCCGAGCTCTGGGGCTGTGTGTCACTGGTGAACATCAGGAAATCGCCTGCGTCGTAGAGCCGCCCGACGAAAAGCGTTGAGAGCCCTCGCTTACTGACCATCAGTTGCGACGGGAATGTCGTCGAGTAGAGCTCAGCCACTAAGTCCCCGTCAACCTTCTCCAGTATGTAATTGACGGACGCGTAACCCACCCTGCCCATCCCAGGCAATCCTATGAGGACGTGCTTTCCCT
This portion of the Zestosphaera sp. genome encodes:
- a CDS encoding FAD-dependent oxidoreductase is translated as MSLRLEMPRRARQTESYDVVVVGAGPAGLSAALYSARLGLKTACVSEDVGGTLNEAGEIDDYLGFQSTLGPDLAKRFEEHVRKYGVPIFRELVVDVVRERGSFKVVTRSGSVFTAKAVILAVGSKRRRLGVPGEAEFANKGVSYCAPCDAPLFKGKVVAVVGGGNAALQSALLLTSYAAKIYLIHRRGSFRAYDTYIRSVTTNPKIELVMNSVVEEIGGDRSVKWVRVKDVITGESRKLDVEGVLVEVGSEPPKAFLSKAGVELDEHGYVIVEPGQRTSVEGLFAAGDCTGGPHKKKFDQIITAAAEGALAALSAYEYLIKAKLDEERGY
- a CDS encoding PAC2 family protein; the protein is MRILKEFESKGKHVLIGLPGMGRVGYASVNYILEKVDGDLVAELYSTTFPSQLMVSKRGLSTLFVGRLYDAGDFLMFTSDTQPQSSEGQHELCMELLDHLVSKGRPESIVAAAAYVVPEFSDSRKVFIAGNDEELIQRLSRLGGSVLEDGVITGVNGVVVGWASYYDVKSVVALGETWSAIVEFNEVDYRAVKSVVDLLRNYLGLRLNTEDLIAQAELVESRIQAAITQVSKLMGRGAERRESREIM
- the rpiA gene encoding ribose 5-phosphate isomerase A, with translation MRVAHFVEDFHRARLAAVKEALKFLNGRRVIGLGTGSTAELLIKEAHATGLLDGKELVASSMETVEILTRLGYKVFDILSVDSLELYLDSADEVDGQGRMVKGGGAALTMEKLLARHAELRVFVVDEFKVVDRLGVRRSIPIEVVPGSLRMVLKDLARLGLMVSVRKGTGKRGPVVSDVGGIILDSFPPPDMSLEGFERLVKGLTGVIETGLFLSEADVVIVGFNNGSVRYLKGLPPN
- the yjjX gene encoding inosine/xanthosine triphosphatase — protein: MRVCAGTRNPSKLEGIRRAFSKAFGDTCLEVVSVDYVGGSPQPVGLSEVLNGALRRARNPPNSSECDFRVGVEAGIIELTPKMYLDVQAAAVEDRNGFLSVGLSPAFQVPQSLIRLVFEGEARELEEAVELVYGIPSIGEREGVIHLLSGGLFDRTYLTEIAVLMALLPWINERAYGRRSVT
- a CDS encoding 5'-nucleotidase — translated: MPVEVYDKNKFIEISSRAEVCRIVKKEKENIAKVKARTKRYLYTIKIPINELDGFLKQLKCKEIVEVGKSSRS